The following DNA comes from Gloeomargarita sp. SKYB120.
TTTTGGATGCGGCGTTATTGCGGCCTGGGCGGTTTGACCGGCAAGTGGTGGTGGACCGGCCCGACTACAAGGGACGCCTGGAGATTTTGCAAGTTCACGCGCGCGGCAAGGTGCTGGCCCCCGATGTGGATTTGGAAAAAATTGCTCGTCGCACACCGGGATTTACCGGCGCTGATTTGGCCAACCTGCTCAACGAAGCGGCGATCTTGGCGGCCCGGCGCAACCTGACCGAAATCTCCATGGATGAAATTAACGATGCGATTGACCGGATTTTGGCAGGGCCGGAGAAAAAAGACCGCGTGATGAGCGAGCGACGCAAGACTCTGGTGGCCTACCACGAAGCCGGCCATGCGCTGGTGGGGGCGCTGATGCCCGATTATGACCCGGTGCAAAAAATCAGCATTATTCCCCGGGGACGGGCGGGCGGCCTGACCTGGTTCACCCCCAACGAAGACCGGATGGATTCGGGTCTCTACAGCCGCAGCTACCTGGAAAACCAAATGGCCGTAGCGCTAGGGGGCCGGGTGGCGGAGGAAATTGTGTTCGGTCCGGACGAAGTGACCACCGGGGCGGCCAATGACCTGCAACAGGTGGCGCGGGTGGCCCGCCAGATGGTGATGCGCTTTGGTATGAGCGACCGGGTGGGGCAAGTGTCCTTGGGGCGCAGCCAGGGCGGCATGTTTCTAGGCCGGGAAATTGCCATGGAGCGGGACTTTTCCGAGGAAACGGCGGCCCTGATTGACGAGGAGGTGCGGGCGCTGGTGGACCGGGCCTACCAAAAAGCCAAGTACGTGCTCACCCACAACCGGGCCTTACTCGATAAACTGGCGCAAATGCTGGTGGAAAAAGAAACCGTGGACGCCGAGGAGTTGCAAGCCCTGATTGATAGCCACGATGTGGTCATGGCGCCCCTAGGCTAGAGTTCCCTTTTCGCAACAAAACTTTACAACAGTTAGGCGGCGAGGGGGACGCCAGGGCATGATGGAAAAGATTATTGGCTGCCTGTTCGAGGATTACCGATGACCCGTACATCCCCCCGCCCTACTCCGACCGACGTTGCTACGCCTGAACCCACCAACGGCGTTCCACTAGCGCCAACCGTTGTCCCGATGCCTACTCCTAGCAAACCGGCACGGGTGTGGGCGCAGCGAGTGGTGACCTTGGCGGCTTTGACCGGATTGGCGGGTGCGGTCGCTGGTGTGGCCACCTACAACGCGCTTTTACCATCCACATCAACGCCCCAAGTGGAGCAGAAAACCTGGGCTGGCGGTGCAGCAGCAACCGTGGGCTTGGTGCTGGGTTTGGCGGCGGCGGCCTTACTCGGGCAAGGGTTGACCCAACCAGCGTGGCTGCTGTTGCAGATGGTGCAGCGACTCCGGCGGGGGGATTGGCAGGCGCGGGTGTCTCTCCCGGATGAATGGGCGGGGGTGGGCCAGGAGTTGAATGCGCTGGCGGCCCAGTTGGAGCAGCTGACCGAGCAGCAGCAGTCGGAACGGGAACAGGCCAACCGGTTGCGGGAGTTGATCCAGCACCTGCGCCAGACCCACGACCCCCAAGCGCTGATGGACTTGGTGGTGCGGGAAGCGCGGCAGGTGTTACGCTGTGACCGGGTGGTAGTCTATCGCTTTGACGCCGACTGGGTGGGCACGGTGGTGGCCGAATCCGTTGGACGGGGTTGGGTCTCGGCGTTGCAGGAGAAAATTGACGACCCTTGTTTCCGGGGCGAGTACGTCACGCAGTACCAAGCCGGGCGCGTGCAGGCGGTGGCGGATATTTACCAGGCCGGTCTCCAGGATTGCCACGTGCGTATCTTGGAGCGGTTCCAGGTCAAGGCCAACCTGGTGACGCCGATTCTCGTCGAAGGGAAATTACTGGGGTTATTGATTGCCCACCAGTGCAGCGAACCCCGCGAGTGGACGGTGGGAGAGCAAGAATTTCTAGCGCAGGTGGCGTTGCAATTGGGAGTGGCGCTGGAGCAAGCGCAGTTGTGGCAAGCGCAACAGGTGCAGATGACCCAAGCCGCCCTGCTTAACCAAATGATCATAAGAATGCGGGAGT
Coding sequences within:
- the ftsH3 gene encoding ATP-dependent zinc metalloprotease FtsH3 — encoded protein: MNKRWRNVGLYVLLAIVVVALGTAFLDRRPQVEVWRYSQFIDAVQAGQVAKVSITSDRTQAEVVRQDGTRVMVNLPNDPDLINILTDKNVDISVVPRREEGFWFRALSSLFLPVLLLLGLFFLLRRAQAGPGSQAMNFGKSRARVHMEPQTQVTFADVAGIDQAKLELAEVVDFLKNAERFTAVGAKIPKGVLLVGPPGTGKTLLARAVAGEAGVPFFSISGSEFVEMFVGVGASRVRDLFEQAKQHAPCIVFIDEIDAVGRQRGAGLGGGNDEREQTLNQLLTEMDGFEGNSGIIIIAATNRPDVLDAALLRPGRFDRQVVVDRPDYKGRLEILQVHARGKVLAPDVDLEKIARRTPGFTGADLANLLNEAAILAARRNLTEISMDEINDAIDRILAGPEKKDRVMSERRKTLVAYHEAGHALVGALMPDYDPVQKISIIPRGRAGGLTWFTPNEDRMDSGLYSRSYLENQMAVALGGRVAEEIVFGPDEVTTGAANDLQQVARVARQMVMRFGMSDRVGQVSLGRSQGGMFLGREIAMERDFSEETAALIDEEVRALVDRAYQKAKYVLTHNRALLDKLAQMLVEKETVDAEELQALIDSHDVVMAPLG